The following proteins come from a genomic window of Zonotrichia leucophrys gambelii isolate GWCS_2022_RI chromosome 4, RI_Zleu_2.0, whole genome shotgun sequence:
- the KLKB1 gene encoding plasma kallikrein encodes MNWIYGTFYFIFLLASVYSECVTQIYENTFFQGGDLTTVFTPSANYCQIVCTYHPTCLLFTYLPATWTTDVAKRFSCYLKDSDTEMLPKVDMKGAISGHSLKQCNEISACSPDVHVGLDMEGNIFDISMADSYQECQKRCTNDNRCHFFTYASENFHNASFCKKCLLKHTSVGTPTNIKALDGVVSGFSLKPCQLSELDCQMDIFEDQVFSGINVTSFFTPDISVCQTMCTYFPKCLFFTFFTRKWQIESQRNLCLLKTSTSGIPEELISQENAVSGFGLLNCRKSFPACNSRTYMQMDFLGDELTVTYAKGHRACQQVCTDMIRCQFFSYSLLQDSCNEEGKCECHLRMSSNGSPVKIVHGPGSISGYSLRLCKKKASTVCMQHSASTIRIVGGTDSSPGEWPWQVSLHAKLSRQRHLCGGSIISSQWILTAAHCVASLENPNIWRIYAGILRQSEINEDTPFFKVEEIIVHSQYKYAHIGHDIALMKLAEPMNFTDLQLPICLPSKEDTNIFYTDCWVIGWGYRKEKGRVQDILQKAPVPFMSKEECQARYRKRRIGEKVICAGYDEGGRDACKGDSGGPLSCRHEEVWYLVGITSWGEGCARPRQPGVYTKVADYSDWILEKTTQYEPY; translated from the exons atGAATTGGATTTATGggactttttatttcattttcttactTGCTTCCGTTTACAGTG AATGTGTGACTCAGATCTATGAAAATACATTCTTCCAAGGAGGAGACCTCACTACAGTTTTTACACCGAGTGCCAATTACTGCCAAATAGTGTGCACTTACCATCCTACCTGTCTGCTCTTCACCTACTTGCCAGCCACATGGACTACAGATGTTGCAAAAAG gTTCTCCTGCTACTTAAAAGACAGCGATACAGAAATGCTGCCAAAAGTGGATATGAAAGGAGCTATCTCGGGACATTCCTTAAAACAGTGTAACGAAATTAGTG CTTGCAGCCCAGATGTCCATGTAGGACTGGATATGGAAGGGAATATTTTTGATATTTCTATGGCTGACAGCTATCAAGAGTGTCAAAAACGATGTACCAATGACAACCGTTGTCATTTTTTTACATATGCCTCTGAAAATTTTCACAATGCAAGCTTTTG TAAAAAATGCTTGTTGAAACACACCAGTGTCGGAACTCCAACCAACATAAAGGCACTTGATGGGGTTGTGTCTGGATTCTCTCTAAAGCCATGTCAGCTTTCTGAATTAG ATTGTCAAATGGACATTTTTGAAGATCAAGTGTTTTCAGGAATTAATGTTACAAGTTTTTTCACTCCTGATATTTCTGTCTGCCAAACTATGTGTACATATTTTCCAAAGTGCTTgttctttactttttttaccAGGAAGTGGCAAATAGAATCTCAAAG aaatcTTTGCCTTCTGAAGACATCAACAAGTGGAATTCCAGAGGAGCTCATATCACAAGAAAATGCTGTATCAGGCTTTGGCCTCCTAAATTGCAGAAAATCTTTTCCTG CCTGCAATTCTCGCACTTACATGCAgatggattttttgggagatGAACTTACTGTCACTTATGCTAAaggacacagagcctgtcagCAGGTTTGCACAGACATGATCCGctgccaatttttttcctattctctCCTCCAAGATTCATGCAATGAAGAAGG AAAGTGTGAGTGTCACCTAAGAATGTCCTCAAATGGATCTCCAGTGAAAATAGTACATGGACCAGGAAGTATCTCTGGATACTCACTAAgattatgcaaaaaaaaagccagtacTG TGTGTATGCAGCATTCTGCAAGCACCATCAGGATCGTGGGTGGGACAGACTCCTCCCCTGGTGAGTGGCCGTGGCAGGTCAGCTTGCACGCCAAGCTGTCCCGCCAGAGACACCTGTGCGGGGGCTCCATCATCAGCAGCCAGTGGATCCTCACCGCTGCTCACTGCGTCGCCAG TCTAGAGAATCCCAACATTTGGCGTATTTATGCTGGCATTTTGAGACAATCAGAAATAAATGAAGATACACCCTTCTTCAAAGTGGAAGAGATTATTGTTCACTCTCAGTATAAATATGCACATATTGGACATGACATTGCTTTAATGAAACTCGCTGAGCCTATGAATTTTACTG ATCTTCAACTACCTATCTGCCTGCCATCAAAAGAAGACACCAACATATTTTATACTGACTGTTGGGTAATTGGATGGggttacagaaaagaaaaag GTCGGGTCCAAGATATTCTTCAAAAGGCTCCTGTTCCCTTCATGTCAAAAGAGGAATGCCAGGCAAGGTACCGGAAGCGCAGAATAGGAGAAAAAGTGATCTGTGCTGGCTATGATGAAGGAGGAAGGGATGCTTGTAAG ggagaCTCAGGA